The following is a genomic window from Candidatus Vondammii sp. HM_W22.
CGACTCTCTCGATTAGGGGAAGAGCCAGAAGATTTTACTGGCTAGGATCGGTGTGGAGAGAAATACAGTTCCTGCTGTTGAAATAGCTGCAGGGTTTACCTTCTTGAGATGGGAAAAGAGAGCCTAACGCCTTTGAACAGTCTCTCCTTCTAATAAATTTGTGTCTCCTGATATTCTTGACTTTATTCAATGATGGATACACTGTGAAGCTTTCGGTCATTGTAACTGCAGAAAGGACCTGGAACTCTCGCATGATGAAAAGATTTGTCGATTTGTTGAACGACTGCCTTCCTGGAGTGGAAGAAATTTACCCTTGGGATCTGGAAGATCAGAAGAAAGAAGGGATTGATATGCTGATTGTGGACGTACGTGAGCTCTATGAGTTCGATGTTATGCATATTGAGGATTCCATTAATGTTCCAAGGGGAATACTTGAATCTGCCGCCGAGTGGGATTACGAGGAGACAGAACCTGATCTTGTGCAGGCTCGTGACCGCTACGTGGTGGTTGCTTGCCGTTCAGGTAATCGAAGTTTGATGGCAGCTAGGACACTCTCTCTTTTGGGTTTTAAAAACGTTGTTAATCTGAAGACAGGACTGCGTGGATGGAATGATTATGAGCTGCCTCTGGTGGATCAGGCTTACCAGCCGGTGACGATTGAGGAAGGCGATGCCTACCTGGCCAACAAGGTTCTTCCAGAACAACGGCGACCCGTGGAATAATTGTGATTTCGTGGCTGATACCTACCAGTGTATTTCCTAGATCCTGTTAATGGAGTCTCTAAAAACCTTCCCAAATCAGAGATACTATAGTAACCAACTCAACCAACCATTGATAAAAGCCATGCAACCGAGTTTTTTGACTATCAAGACCAACTTGAACTCCTTGAGCAACTGGGAGACCCACTGCCAAAGCTGGAAAGGACCGTAGACTGGGAGACTTTTCGGGTATTGTTGGCTCAGTTTATAAAAACAGTGGTCCCAGTAAAGGTGAGTGTCCACCTTGCGATGCGGTATCGATGTTCAAGGTGTTGGTCCTACAGCATTTATTCAATCTGTCCGATGATCAAAAAGAGTTCCAAATTCGGGAGCGCTATAATTTTTGTCGTTTTCTTGGGTTGAGCCAGGAGGGTAAGGTGTCCGATGCTAAAACAGTTTGGGTATATCGTGAGCACCTGAAAGAACGGGACCTTGTTGATAAACTTTTTTCAGAGCTATTGATCCAGATTGATGCAGTAGGCTTCAGTGCTCGCAAGGGACAGATTGTAGATGCCGCTATCATTCCAGTACTCAGGCAACGTAATACACGAGAGGAAAATAGGCAGATCAAAGCCGGGGATAGCCCTGAGGCATGGAGTGATAACAAACGCCGCCAGAAGGATGTTGAGGCACACGGGAACCATGAAGCATGGCAAAACCCACTATGGGTAGAATGCTACTTACTTAAGCAATAACCTGCTGATATAACGAATAAAAAAAGGCTGGTTCAGGTGATAAGATGCTAATCACCAAACCAACAACCATCAATCAGGAAAGCAGCCTTAATGCATCCTGATCAACGCGCCTGCATACATCAACAAAAAGGTATCACAACCTACGCTACAGCCAGTGATTCCTATGCTTTCTTTAATCTGCTAACCGGCCCAGAGTTTCTCAATCAAGTCGAATCATTGCTACCGGAACATCGGGAAAGGCTGTTTCCGCCAACAGAGACGCTATCGATGTTTCTGGCTCAAGCAATGAGTGCTGATCGTTCTTGCCAGAACATAGTTGATGCTGCTGCAGTCAAACGATTGATGGGTGAGCTGCCAATCTGTAGTACGCATACGGGAGCATACTGTCGCGCACGGAAACGGCTGCCATTGGACATGGTTTCTACGCTAGCCCGTTACACGAGGCGTATGATGACTGAGCACACCCCCGGATTCCTGGCACTGGCGGGGACGACCGGTCAGACTGGTGGATGGCGCTATCGTTACGTTGCCCGATACAGAAGAGAACCAGACTGTCTATCCTCAACCCCGTAGCCAACAACCCGGATTGGGTTTCCCTCTTTGCCGGGTGGTTGGTATCGTCTGCCTCGCCAGCGGTGCTGTACTTGATGCAGCATTGGGACCTTGTCGCGGAAAAGGAAGCGATGAGCAGTCATTGCTTAGAACCATACTTGGTACCTTGGACGCTGGTGATCTCCTTCTGGTGGATGCTTTTTATGCCACCTATTTTCTGTTGTGTGCTCTTCAGGCCAAAGGAGTGGATGGATGGCGTTTTGAGAGCATATGGTTCACGGCGGCGCAGCACGGATTTTCGCCAAGGAGAGCGTCTGGGCCCGCGAGATCATCTTATCGAAATAGACAAGCCAAAAGTCAAACCCGCCTGGATAAGTCAGGCAGAGTATGATCAAACCCCCGATAGATTGAAAGTGCGGGAGTTGCGTGCTGGCGGTAAGATCCTGGTGACAACACTACTTTGCTCAAAAAGTACGAGCAAAGCCGCCCTGAAGGCACTCTATCGGAACCGTTGGCAGGTAGAGTTAGATATACGCAACATCAAGACCACTCTGGGAATGGAAACATTAAGTTGTCGCACACCGGAAATGGCGGAAAAAGAGCTGTGGGTCTATCTTTTGGCTTACAACTTGATCCGTTTACTGATGGCTCAGGCGGCATTACTGGCTGACATCATTCCTCGACAACTTAGCTTCAAGCATACTTTGCAGCTATGGATTGTGTGGCAAAAAATCGGTCGTTACGACATCGATAAAATTGAGGGCCTTTTTATCCTCATTGCACCGCAGCAGGTTGGAAAACAACCGGGACGTATGGAGCCGCGAGCTATAAAACGAAGACCCAGACAATTCCCGCTACTTACCAAACCAAGGGCTATTGCACGAGAGAATATTCGGAAAAATGGCCAACCCAAAAAACTTAAGTAAGTAGCATTCCACTATGGGTACAAAAACTACATCAGCATAGACCGGAAGCACAAGGTCATTCGCAAATACGCCATCACATTAGCAGAAGTTCACGATAGCTAGGTCTTCGAGGAACGGCTGGATGAGAACAAGAGTAATGGCAGTGTCTGGGCCGATTCTGCTTACCGCAGTCAGATTCATCGCAAGTCGACACGTAAACGCCCCTCGAATGAACGGGAGCAAGAGGCAAACCGAAAACGATCAAGGGTTCGGGCTCGAGTTGAGCACGTGTTTTCCCAGCAGGCCAATCGACTGGTGCGTAGCATCGAGCAAAGCGGGGTCGGCGTGAAGATTGGTATGATGAATTTGGTGCATAACATGCGTCGATTGGTGTAGCCGGCCGGATGGAGCGAGGTATGGATATGGGTGTTGCTAGAAAAATGAGTATGAAAATGCAGGTTGAGACTGTCCTGAATTCTGTGTAACTGCCTATCATTAAACCCAAACAAGGGTGAGGATAGGCCGCTGATCGACAAGAAAGAGCTCCAGGCGATAGCCCAGGCGGCCGCTAAAAACATCAAAACTGAAGAAGATCTCAACGAGTTTCGGCAAATGCTGACCAGGATCACGGTCGAGGCAGCACTCAATGCTGAACTGGCTGATCATCTTGGCTTTGCCAAGCATCAACAATCCGAAGCGAGTAATAGCCGCAACGGCACGACCAGCAAGACCTTGCAAACGGAAGATGGCCAGTTTGAACTGGATACCCCGCGAGATAGAGCGGGCAGCTTTGAACCTCAGCTAGTTAAGAAGCACCAGCGTCGATTTATCCTATTGTTTATCTGGACTGCATTGTCGTTAAAATCAGGCAAGACAAGAAAGTGGTCAACAAAGCGATTTACCTCGCTCTGGGCGTTAACCTGGAAGGCCACAAGGAATTATTGGGGATGTGGCTATCGGAGAATGAGAGGGCCAAATTCAGGCTGAACGTGTTGACAGAGCTTCAGAATCGCGGTGTGAAGGATATTTTGATTGCCTGTGTCGAAGGCTTAAAGGGCTTTCCTGATGCAATCAACACGGCTTTCCAAAATACCCAGATCCAGTTCTGTATTGTGCATATGGTACGGAACTCGATGAAGTAGGTGCCTTGGAAAGACTGCAAGCCTGTCACGGCTGATTTGAAAAAGATTTACCAGTCCATCACCGAGGAAGAAGCCTTATTGGCGCTGGATAAATTCTCTGACCGGTGGGACAACAAGTACCCCCGGATCAGCCGCTCCTGGAGTGCCCATTGGGAGAACCTGAACACGCTGTTCAACTACCCGGAGGACATACGAAAGGTGATCTACACGACCAACGCCATTGAGTCACTGAGTCACTGAACAGCGTCATTCGCAAAGTGATCAAAAAACGGAAATTATTTCCAACCGATGACTCGGCAAAGAAGGTAATCTATCTGGCAATCCAGGCCGCATCGAAAAAGTGGACAATGCCGATCCGTCATTGGAAACCAGCACTGAATAGATTTACCTGATTACCCATAAACCTCAGTCATCCTCAGGAGGGAATAAGGCATCGGTGGTGTACGTAACGCGACGCAGAGCAACCGTTCAATCATAGCCGGAAGATTAAACCGGCGATTAAAGCGATATTCAAACTCGGCGAGATAATGAGGTACGTATTTTTTACGAATAGCATGAAAGGTTCCCTGCAAAGCATTCTTGATATTACCAAGCATGGTATTCAGTCATTTAAAGGTGGAGAGCTGGGTATACTTTCGCCCACCGCCAGTGACGATAGGCATATGATCACATCCAGCATCTGTAACTGCTCTGAAGCAGTAGAGCCCATCAGAAAGAACTGTGCTGCCAGCACACAGACTGGATCTGGCATATCGAGCGATCTCCGCACTCTGAAAACCGCGGAGCCGACGCAGTTGGATCTTCATTGGCCTGCCGTCCTGCGTCGTCTCAACAGCTGCCAGGAAAGGGATTTTATTACGAGACCCTCGCCCACGCTTTCCCAGTTTCTCACCACCAATACAGGCATCATCCATCTCGATGCGACCAGCCAGTTTTTTTGACTCTGACGTTCCATCATCACCTGCATCAGTTTGTGCTTGAGCTTCCAGGCTGTATTGTAGTTCACACCAATTTCACGGGACAGTTGCAAGGCAGAAGTACTCTTTTTACGCTGAGTCAACAAATAGATGGCCAGAAACCACTTCTTTAACGGCAGCTTGGTGCCGTGAAAGATGGTGCCAGCAGTCAGGGAGCTTTGGTGGTGGCATTTGTGGCACTGATATATCTTACGGCTTTTGAGTTCACAACCTGTTGTGTTGCCACACACCCAGGACATATATATCCGGTAGGCCAACGCAGTTGGTACAATGCTTGTTGGCATTGCTCTTCAGAACCATATTTTTCAATAAATTCGTGTAAACTAGAACCTTTTTGAAACTGCACTGTATTTTTCGGCATGATAGAAACCCTCTGTGTTCAGTGGCTTCTATTATGCAATGGCCACTGGCTCAATAGCTGAGCCTGGTAGGTAATCAGGTAGATTTATGATTGAGTTCGAAGAATGCTTAGCGGTATATATTTAACTCTGGCAGTTACACAGAAAACTTTACAGGCTCACTCAGCCTGATACTTCAGGGATGACTACATAGAGGTGTTTAGTCCTCTTTGTTACATGTGTCCATTTTTTGTTCCGAACACAGTGCGCGGGAACTAACTTCAATCAAAAAACTGCGCAAAACTCCCAATCTCTTCCCGCACCGTCCGGTAGCTGTTGACCAGTGCTCCGGTATCTTCATACCCCAGCGACATCCCACAGATCAACTTACTATCTTCAGGATAACCCAGCTCCTTCTTGATCATCTCAGGATATTCTCCTAATGCGGCTTGTGAACAAGTGGCTAGTCCTTCTTCGACCGCAGTTAACATGACAGACTGCAGGAACATGCCGTAATCCAGATAGGAGCCTGTCTCCATCATTGGGTCCATAAAGAACAGCAGCATTACCGGTGCATCAAATGCCCGGAAATTTGCAGCCCACTGCTCACGCTGACGCCGTTCATCCTCGCGGGTGATCTCAAGTGTTTTGTACATCAACAGACCACACGCTTTGCGCCGGCCCTTGTAAGGCTCCTGCCACTCAATAGGATAGTATTGATAGTCCATCTTCCCCTTAGTACCCTCGCGAAAGGCACTCTCCATCAACTTGCCGATACGCTCTTTGGTTTCGCCGGTTACTACGGCAACCTGCCAAGGTTGGGTGTTTGTGCCGGAGGGGGCATGGCGCGCTGCTGCGAGAATACGCTCTATTTTTTCCTTCTCTACCGCTTTAGAAAGAAATGCACGGGTGGATTTACGTGCTTCTAATGCTTCACTTACTAGCATGGATGAACTCCGGATCAACCTTTACGTAAACGTGATGATAGAGCAATCAGGCCAAGGAAAAAGTGCTGTTATAAAAGGTGGATTCAAGTTGTAAGTGGACCACCTGTACTTTTCAGAAAGACTTCGTTTAGCGCCTGATAATTGGGGCATTTCCGGGGTCAATTATTGAGCTTTTCCATCACAGTTGCAAGCATTAGATCAATGACTTTTCGCCGATCGCTTCCTTTGGGAAAGGTAATGACGTAGCAGTCACTGCTGCCCCACTTTGCAGGCAATAAAAAGGCTTTAATCTCAACAAGTTGTTACAATGAAGGTGCGAATAAACACTGTAATAACAAGAGGATTCAAGCCTTGTCTCATCATAACACTGTGTTCTCTCAAATTCTAAAACTGCTCCCTAGACATGAGTTTTCAGTACTTGCCAACAAGCACGATGGACAGCGCCGCTGTGATGCGATGAATCGCTGGACGCAATTTGTTGCTATGACCACAGCCCAGCTAACCGGACGCGCCAGTCTCCGTGATATTGAATCCGCCCTGGCAAGCCAAAAGCATTTGACGTATCACTTGGGAAGCGTGTCAATCAAGCGAACAACCCTGAGTCGAGCCAATCAAAATCTTTCTTCCGGTTTTTATGAAGAGCTCTTTGGAAAGTTATACGCACGCTGTCAAAGCGGCTCCCCCAGCCATAAATTCCGTTTTAAGAAGAAACTGTTTTCACTGGATGCTTCATTGCTTGATGTGTCGCTCAAGGTATTTCCTCAGGCTGAATACAATAAAATGAAAGGCGCCTAAAAATTGCATATTGGGCTTGATCATGACGGTTTGATTCCAGCATTTGCAGCCGTTACTTTGGGTAAAACTGGTGACTA
Proteins encoded in this region:
- a CDS encoding transposase; amino-acid sequence: MFKVLVLQHLFNLSDDQKEFQIRERYNFCRFLGLSQEGKVSDAKTVWVYREHLKERDLVDKLFSELLIQIDAVGFSARKGQIVDAAIIPVLRQRNTREENRQIKAGDSPEAWSDNKRRQKDVEAHGNHEAWQNPLWVECYLLKQ
- a CDS encoding rhodanese-like domain-containing protein, translating into MMKRFVDLLNDCLPGVEEIYPWDLEDQKKEGIDMLIVDVRELYEFDVMHIEDSINVPRGILESAAEWDYEETEPDLVQARDRYVVVACRSGNRSLMAARTLSLLGFKNVVNLKTGLRGWNDYELPLVDQAYQPVTIEEGDAYLANKVLPEQRRPVE
- a CDS encoding DUF4372 domain-containing protein; this encodes MFSQILKLLPRHEFSVLANKHDGQRRCDAMNRWTQFVAMTTAQLTGRASLRDIESALASQKHLTYHLGSVSIKRTTLSRANQNLSSGFYEELFGKLYARCQSGSPSHKFRFKKKLFSLDASLLDVSLKVFPQAEYNKMKGA
- a CDS encoding nitroreductase; translated protein: MLVSEALEARKSTRAFLSKAVEKEKIERILAAARHAPSGTNTQPWQVAVVTGETKERIGKLMESAFREGTKGKMDYQYYPIEWQEPYKGRRKACGLLMYKTLEITREDERRQREQWAANFRAFDAPVMLLFFMDPMMETGSYLDYGMFLQSVMLTAVEEGLATCSQAALGEYPEMIKKELGYPEDSKLICGMSLGYEDTGALVNSYRTVREEIGSFAQFFD